Proteins from a genomic interval of Mesobacillus sp. S13:
- the ggt gene encoding gamma-glutamyltransferase → MTRFLRTGLFALLSVLLLAGTMPAAGLAKKTEFSYDQYSQVDVGKDGMVATAHPLASEIGAEVLRKGGNAIDAAVAIQFALNVVEPMMSGIGGGGFMMVYDGKTNETKIVNSRERAPEGATPDMFLDENGDPIPFSVRSTGGTAVGVPGTLKGLETALEMWGTRPLQQLIGPAVKLADKGFPIDSVLADAISDNQDKLSKSAASQVFLPSGQPLQEGDVLVQDDLAKTFKLIRSKGTDAFYKGEIAEAIADVVQEFGGSMFSEDLEKYDVTVDEPVWGDYQGYEIASMPPPSSGGVFLLQMLKILDDFNLSQYDVRSPEKYHLLSEAMHLAYADRAAYAGDPEFVNVPVNGLLHSDYIKERQELISLDSVNQNPTAGDPWKYEDTEANYSPTSQPNDRKYGETTHFSVTDKWGNVVSYTTTIEQVFGTGIMVPGYGFMLNNELTDFDAVPGGANEVQPNKRPLSSMTPTIVFDNEGEPVLTVGSPGGPTIITSVLQTIIHAIEYDMELKLAVEEPRIYTHNLNSYRYEEGISTDTLNQLNAMGHKFGPSPTTIGNVQSILIDRENGIFKGVADSSRNGAAIGIDLKGKRK, encoded by the coding sequence ATGACAAGATTCTTACGTACCGGGCTATTTGCTCTGCTAAGTGTGCTGTTGCTCGCAGGTACCATGCCTGCAGCAGGACTGGCAAAAAAAACGGAATTCAGCTATGACCAGTACAGCCAGGTTGACGTCGGCAAGGATGGTATGGTTGCAACCGCCCACCCTCTCGCATCCGAGATTGGGGCTGAAGTCCTTCGCAAAGGCGGAAATGCGATTGATGCAGCTGTCGCCATCCAGTTTGCACTGAATGTAGTGGAACCCATGATGTCCGGAATCGGCGGCGGCGGTTTCATGATGGTTTATGACGGAAAAACAAACGAAACTAAGATCGTGAACAGTCGTGAACGTGCTCCTGAAGGCGCGACTCCAGATATGTTCCTGGATGAGAACGGAGATCCCATTCCTTTCTCCGTCCGGTCAACAGGAGGTACTGCTGTGGGAGTTCCGGGTACCCTGAAGGGGCTTGAAACAGCACTTGAAATGTGGGGAACTCGCCCACTGCAACAACTGATTGGCCCTGCTGTTAAACTCGCTGATAAAGGGTTCCCGATAGACTCTGTTCTTGCAGATGCGATTTCCGATAATCAGGACAAGTTATCAAAATCTGCAGCAAGTCAAGTCTTCCTCCCTAGCGGACAGCCGCTTCAAGAAGGAGATGTTCTTGTTCAGGACGATTTGGCTAAAACCTTTAAGCTGATTCGCTCAAAAGGTACGGACGCATTTTATAAAGGAGAAATCGCTGAAGCAATTGCTGATGTTGTCCAGGAATTCGGAGGTTCTATGTTCTCAGAGGATTTGGAAAAGTATGATGTAACAGTGGATGAGCCTGTTTGGGGAGACTATCAAGGATACGAAATTGCCAGCATGCCTCCACCAAGCTCAGGCGGTGTCTTCCTTTTGCAAATGCTGAAAATACTTGATGATTTCAATTTGTCACAGTATGATGTTAGATCTCCAGAAAAATATCACCTTCTTTCCGAGGCCATGCATTTAGCCTACGCGGACCGAGCTGCATACGCTGGAGATCCTGAATTTGTCAATGTACCTGTGAATGGACTTCTCCACTCTGATTACATCAAGGAGCGCCAGGAACTGATCAGTCTGGATTCAGTCAATCAGAATCCAACAGCCGGCGACCCTTGGAAGTATGAAGATACCGAAGCAAACTATTCACCGACTAGTCAGCCAAATGATCGGAAATATGGAGAAACGACCCATTTTTCTGTAACAGACAAATGGGGAAATGTCGTCTCCTACACAACAACCATTGAACAGGTTTTTGGAACAGGCATCATGGTCCCTGGTTATGGCTTCATGCTGAACAATGAATTGACCGACTTCGATGCAGTCCCTGGCGGCGCGAATGAAGTGCAGCCAAACAAGCGCCCATTGAGCAGCATGACACCGACCATCGTTTTCGATAACGAGGGTGAACCAGTCTTAACCGTTGGCTCTCCTGGAGGCCCGACCATTATTACTTCAGTACTGCAAACCATAATCCATGCGATTGAGTACGATATGGAACTCAAGCTAGCAGTCGAAGAGCCAAGAATCTACACCCACAATCTAAATTCTTACCGTTATGAAGAAGGTATTAGCACTGATACTCTAAACCAACTGAATGCGATGGGCCATAAGTTCGGTCCGAGTCCTACGACCATCGGCAATGTACAAAGCATTTTGATTGACCGCGAGAACGGAATCTTCAAGGGAGTCGCCGACTCGAGCCGAAATGGTGCAGCAATCGGGATCGACCTTAAAGGCAAACGAAAATAA
- a CDS encoding M14 family zinc carboxypeptidase has translation MKSFKRLIKMTSALLILMVAFSSATYAALLPGGPSTNGNTNINSTLSYQEVVKILEDIERSSKGKVDVFTLDQYGRSEQGRSIYVAKVGTGPQKIWIQAQIHGNEKLVTEAALQLLKTYAKSGEKDVEQVLEESTLYFIPMYNPDGAEMNLRQTKLTNSGKLIDLNRDWTSAGFEAVESRVVYAYWAEVNPDFAIDLHHQGFKQVYGTNESTSFSLGISLAPDGPTLPGTGYNEITKQMMAYVYDELKDYGYTHIDRYQVGVDREAGIGYDIDIRGGVVSAMMMGLNYNNLNPEGHSHPAVFFETKGNSSDGSLGQKSNGYLTKQNYLALKSLVHGYVTGEVEKVNPDDWYNIPYYPLAGYFTDYNGVVPAGANSGY, from the coding sequence ATGAAATCGTTTAAGAGGTTAATAAAAATGACATCGGCTTTACTGATCCTCATGGTTGCATTCAGCTCGGCAACATATGCAGCACTGCTGCCTGGGGGGCCATCCACTAACGGCAATACGAACATTAACAGCACCCTATCTTACCAGGAAGTTGTCAAGATCCTTGAAGACATTGAGAGATCCAGTAAAGGAAAGGTCGATGTATTTACACTTGACCAGTATGGAAGATCAGAACAAGGCCGAAGCATTTATGTCGCTAAAGTTGGGACAGGCCCTCAGAAAATTTGGATTCAAGCGCAAATCCACGGTAACGAGAAACTGGTTACCGAAGCTGCACTCCAGCTTTTAAAGACTTATGCAAAAAGCGGAGAGAAGGATGTTGAGCAGGTTCTGGAAGAGTCGACGCTTTATTTCATCCCAATGTACAATCCGGATGGAGCAGAAATGAACCTTCGCCAAACCAAACTTACGAATAGCGGTAAATTGATTGATCTAAACCGTGATTGGACGTCAGCAGGTTTTGAAGCAGTGGAATCTCGAGTGGTTTATGCCTACTGGGCGGAGGTAAACCCTGATTTTGCCATCGACCTTCACCATCAGGGGTTCAAACAAGTTTATGGCACGAACGAATCCACGTCTTTCTCGCTTGGAATCTCACTTGCTCCAGATGGTCCAACATTGCCTGGTACCGGCTATAACGAGATCACCAAGCAAATGATGGCATATGTTTATGATGAGTTAAAAGACTACGGGTACACCCATATTGACCGTTACCAAGTCGGAGTAGATAGAGAAGCAGGCATTGGATACGATATCGATATTAGGGGCGGTGTTGTTTCAGCGATGATGATGGGGCTGAATTATAATAACCTGAACCCAGAAGGTCATAGCCATCCAGCAGTATTTTTTGAAACGAAAGGAAATTCTTCTGATGGCAGCCTGGGCCAAAAGTCGAATGGCTACCTGACAAAGCAAAATTACCTGGCATTGAAATCATTGGTACACGGATATGTGACCGGTGAAGTCGAGAAAGTGAACCCAGATGACTGGTATAACATTCCGTATTATCCTCTGGCTGGCTACTTTACAGATTACAATGGGGTCGTGCCTGCAGGAGCAAATAGCGGATATTAA
- a CDS encoding GNAT family N-acetyltransferase: protein METTLLPKVVLRELTLQDSEDRYKWCLDKEVTKHLNMPEKYPPFSREETQNWIKLCIAKTNGYEQKAIMTADGTHIGWIDLKNIDKLNKHAELGIAIGDKSYWGKGYGLSAMNQMLLWGFNELELNKIWLRVEIDNEKAIKSYKKMGYIEEGILRQDRLRNGEFVDRLRMSILKNEFYSKMVI, encoded by the coding sequence ATGGAAACAACGTTATTGCCAAAGGTGGTTTTAAGGGAGTTAACTTTACAGGATTCAGAGGATCGATATAAATGGTGTCTTGACAAAGAAGTAACGAAACATCTAAATATGCCAGAAAAATATCCTCCCTTCAGCAGGGAAGAGACACAAAACTGGATAAAGCTGTGTATTGCCAAAACAAACGGCTATGAACAAAAAGCAATCATGACCGCAGATGGTACGCATATCGGCTGGATTGATCTAAAGAATATAGATAAGTTAAACAAGCATGCAGAATTGGGTATTGCGATAGGCGATAAAAGTTACTGGGGTAAAGGGTATGGCTTATCCGCGATGAATCAAATGCTATTATGGGGATTTAATGAATTAGAGTTAAATAAGATATGGCTTAGAGTTGAGATTGATAATGAGAAAGCCATTAAATCTTACAAGAAAATGGGTTACATAGAAGAAGGAATTCTGAGACAAGACAGATTAAGAAACGGTGAATTTGTAGACCGATTAAGAATGAGCATTCTTAAGAATGAATTTTACAGCAAAATGGTTATTTAG
- a CDS encoding DUF4177 domain-containing protein: protein MFEYQFVETSLGGFFSSATHRETISEYAAEGWRLVQVLPLAYNGHGKPTSYEIIFERPIQGET, encoded by the coding sequence ATGTTCGAATATCAATTTGTAGAAACTTCACTCGGAGGATTTTTCTCTTCCGCAACACACAGGGAAACCATCAGTGAGTATGCAGCTGAGGGCTGGAGATTGGTACAAGTTTTGCCTTTAGCGTACAATGGCCACGGAAAACCTACTTCATACGAGATTATCTTTGAAAGACCGATTCAGGGTGAGACTTGA
- a CDS encoding phosphotransferase family protein yields MLNRVIREFGLELQSINEVEDSHSSTVYRCTLLKGENVFLKIPFTKLKFQRELEAYEILKGSVSIPDLLDYWPGDDECSGAFLLSELKGTPLTTKVSPTIAFQVGVLQAEMHNIHHPEAKELKGIQNEFANWSDFVEKQFYSFAEDVKDVLDPQLYKQAIEKFEKMKHQLPAPDEPSFVHMDFRPANIIVGDQNVAGMIDFESVRFGSTEIDFTKLYRDFLRFDSALYSSFKDGYKSIRPLIDLDIVLPFYQFTDAFNSIGWCKRRGLEKNALFLEENLVRLKGFLQ; encoded by the coding sequence ATGTTAAATAGAGTCATTCGGGAATTCGGTTTGGAACTGCAATCGATCAACGAGGTTGAAGATTCTCATAGTTCAACTGTCTATAGATGTACTTTGTTAAAGGGAGAAAATGTTTTCTTGAAAATTCCCTTTACAAAATTAAAGTTTCAGCGGGAGTTAGAAGCTTATGAGATTTTAAAAGGGAGTGTGTCCATTCCTGACCTTTTGGATTATTGGCCAGGTGATGATGAGTGCTCTGGAGCTTTTTTATTATCTGAATTAAAAGGAACCCCTTTAACAACTAAGGTTTCGCCAACCATAGCGTTTCAAGTGGGAGTCCTTCAGGCTGAGATGCATAACATTCATCACCCTGAGGCTAAAGAGTTAAAGGGGATCCAGAATGAATTTGCGAATTGGTCTGATTTTGTTGAAAAGCAGTTTTACAGTTTCGCTGAGGATGTAAAGGATGTCTTGGATCCTCAATTATACAAACAAGCGATTGAAAAATTCGAGAAAATGAAGCATCAGCTGCCGGCTCCGGATGAACCAAGTTTTGTACATATGGATTTTCGACCAGCGAATATCATAGTAGGCGATCAAAATGTGGCCGGAATGATTGATTTTGAGAGTGTCCGATTTGGTTCTACAGAAATTGATTTTACAAAACTATATCGTGATTTCTTACGCTTTGACTCTGCCTTATATAGTTCGTTTAAAGATGGATATAAATCCATCAGACCATTAATAGATTTAGACATTGTCCTGCCATTTTATCAATTCACCGATGCGTTCAACAGTATTGGCTGGTGCAAGCGCCGCGGACTGGAGAAAAATGCTTTGTTCCTGGAAGAAAACTTAGTGAGGTTAAAAGGATTTTTACAGTAA